The sequence TTTTGCAGAAGGTGATACGACGATCTATTTCACCCGGATCCATTGGCGCTCTGATAATACTTATGAACTTTCGCTCTGCCGGGTACCAGTCGCCGGCAGCGAACAGGATGTCGAGGAGGTACCTGACGGGGGGATGATGATCTACCATTTCGATTTCCTTCCCGGGGAGGCAGGCTTACTGGTTGCCTTTTACGATCCGGATCTTAAGGTGTACAATATGGGATTCCTTGATTTGAACAGCGGTATCATAACTCCGATTAACGGCCTGAACGGCAAGAGGCATAATTGCTTCGCGCCGCTGCCTGATGGTTCCGGATTTATTACATCGATGGCAGCCCCGGACGTCGATCTGTCATACTATAAACTTATCCTGTTCACATTCGATGGACAGACCTCAGTGGAAATTGATTTTTTTGACACTGGCTACATCACCTGGGTCATCTCCACCGATCCGCGGGGTGAGCGCCTGCTCGTCCACCAGGGCGTTTGCCGCAGCAGCCTGACCGGTTACGTGCTTCTGTCCGATGGATCGATGACGCAGGTCCTGACCGAATATTCTCTCCCAAGGGACGCTGTCTGGGGTTCTGACGACCATATCTACTTCACCGTCGATGGCAATGTGATGCGGTATGGCCCATGCTACCCATAAACTCGAATCTGAATACACCGATTCCCGTGAAAAACAACAAAGGAACTTGACCGGGGTTCCTGATTTAATATATATTATTTAGTTACTTGGCTAACTATACAATTGCAATGAGGTCATAATGGATAAACTGATTGCAGCATTCAAGGCGCTGTCCGACAGGAACCGGCTCCGGATCGTATCAGCTCTTTTGAAACACGACGAGCTGTGCGCCTGTCAGCTTACAGAGCTGATTCAAGTCGCAGGCGCGACGGCCTCCCGTCACATGGGAGTTCTGATTTCATCCGGTCTGGTCGACAGTAGGAAAGACGGACGATGGGTCTATTATCGGATTCGCAGGGAGCGGGATGATTTCGGTGTATTGATCGATTGGATCGAATCACGGCTCAGCAGCGATCCGGATATCGCGCTCGACGCGAAAACACTTGATAAAATCACATCGTGTGATCCCGACGAACTTTGCAGAAAACAGCGCGGCGATGAATGTTGCCCGAAAATAAAAGCTTACACGGATCAGGGAGAAGATCGTAAGTAAAAAGGAGTGGGATGATGACGGCGAACACAGATAAAGATCATATCCGGGAGCAGGTTCGAACCCGCTATTCGAAAATCGCAAAAGAAAACGGCTCCTGCTGCGGAGGCGGTTGCTGCGGACCGGCTCCTTTGGGGAACCCTGGTTTCTCGACCCGCCTTGGCTATACAACCGCCGAGTTGTCAGCGGTTCCGGATGGAGCGAACATGGGTCTTGGCTGTGGTAATCCGCAGGCGATAGCCGAGATGAAACCGAAAGAGGTCGTTCTTGATCTCGGATGCGGTGGAGGGTTCGATTGTTTCCTTGCCGCTAAACAGGTTGGCGAAGAAGGGAAGGTCATCGGCGTAGACATGACACCTGAAATGATTGCGAAGGCGAGAGAAAATGCCCGAAAAAGCTACTACACGAATGTGGAGTTCCGCCTGGGCGAAATTGAGCACTTGCCTGTAGCTGACAACTCTATTGATGTAGTTATATCCAATTGCGTCATAAATCTGTCCCCGGCAAAAAAGCAGGTTTTTAGCGAGGCACACCGTGTATTGAAGCCAAATGGCCGGCTTGCCGTATCCGATGTGGTCGCAATATCCCCCATCCCGGATGAGGTTCGGCAGAATATGGACGCGCATTGCCGATGCGTAGGGGGAGCGGCTCTGGTAAATGAGATCGGACAGATGCTCAGCAATGCCGGTTTTTCCGAGATATCCATTGATATCAAGGAAGAGAGCAACCAGTTTATTCGGGACTGGTTCCCGGGAAGTGGAATGGAAAATCATGTTCGTTCAGCGGTAATTGCCGCCGTGAAACAAGGAGGGTAACGCGGTGAATATTGAAACTTGTCCGGCGAATGATCGACATATGACCAGCATCTTCGAGAAATATCTGACTGTATGGGTCGGATTGTGCATCGTTGCCGGGATTCTTCTCGGCAAAATCGCCCCGGGACTGGCGCGGACACTGGACCAGATGGCTATTAATATCAAGGGAGCACCCATCGTCTCGATCCCGATCGCCGTCTGCCTTTTCTTCATGATGTATCCGATCATGGTCAAGATTGATTTCGCCCGCGTCGTCAAAGCAGGCAAGAGCGGAAAGCCCGTTTTTCTGACCCTGTTCATCAACTGGTGCGTCAAACCGTTCACCATGTACGCCATCGCCACGCTGTTTCTTGGTGTTCTCTTTAAAGGATTGATCGGTACCGAAGCGATGGATCTGGTCAAAATGCCGTTCGGGCTCGACCTGCCGGTCGGAGCGGTGCACGGCGCCGGAACAATTGTGTTGCAGGAAGGCGTGAAAATGCTGCAGATCCCCCTCTGGCGCAGCTATTTTGCCGGATGCATCCTGCTGGGAATAGCTCCCTGCACAGCCATGGTTCTGGTCTGGGGATACCTGGCGCGTGGCAATGATGGTCTCACCCTCGTCATGGTCGCTATCAACTCACTGACCATGCTGGTGCTGTATGGCGTTTTGGGTGGCTTCCTGCTCGGTATCGGCAGACTGCCTGTTCCATGGCAGGCGCTGCTGCTGTCCGTCACAATCTATGTGGCGTTGCCACTGGTTGCCGGATATTTCTCGCGCAAATGGGTTATCGGGCGCTGGGGTGAAGAATGGTTCAGGAAAAGATTCCTGCACCTGCTCACGCCCGTGACGATCGTCGCGCTGCTGCTGACCCTGGTCCTGTTGTTCAGCTTCAAGGGCGAAACGATTCTGGCCAACCCGCTTACCATCCTCTGGATCTCCATCCCGCTCTTCATCCAGACCATGCTGATCTTCGGACTGGGCTACGGCGCCGCTAAAATGCTGAAACTGAAATATGAAGACGCCGCGCCGGCGGCTATGATCGGAGCTTCCAACCACTTCGAAGTTGCGATCGCCACAGCTGTGATGCTGTTCGGACTATCCTCGGGAGCGGCGCTGGCGACAGTTGTCGGAGTACTGATAGAAGTGCCGGTGATGTTGATGCTTGTCGGGATCTGCAAGCGCACAGCCGGCTGGTTCGCGGAGTCACAAGCGACGTAGGGCCATCTAAGCAAACCACAAGGCTCAAGGCCGGACCGCCATCACCGAAGCGATCAGGTAGCCCATATACGCCACATAGCGAGCGGGACCGCGCCCTCGACACGACTCACTCGTCCTCGCCTGCCTCTGAACCCGTACCCGA is a genomic window of Candidatus Krumholzibacteriota bacterium containing:
- a CDS encoding arsenite methyltransferase → MTANTDKDHIREQVRTRYSKIAKENGSCCGGGCCGPAPLGNPGFSTRLGYTTAELSAVPDGANMGLGCGNPQAIAEMKPKEVVLDLGCGGGFDCFLAAKQVGEEGKVIGVDMTPEMIAKARENARKSYYTNVEFRLGEIEHLPVADNSIDVVISNCVINLSPAKKQVFSEAHRVLKPNGRLAVSDVVAISPIPDEVRQNMDAHCRCVGGAALVNEIGQMLSNAGFSEISIDIKEESNQFIRDWFPGSGMENHVRSAVIAAVKQGG
- the arsB gene encoding ACR3 family arsenite efflux transporter, with protein sequence MTSIFEKYLTVWVGLCIVAGILLGKIAPGLARTLDQMAINIKGAPIVSIPIAVCLFFMMYPIMVKIDFARVVKAGKSGKPVFLTLFINWCVKPFTMYAIATLFLGVLFKGLIGTEAMDLVKMPFGLDLPVGAVHGAGTIVLQEGVKMLQIPLWRSYFAGCILLGIAPCTAMVLVWGYLARGNDGLTLVMVAINSLTMLVLYGVLGGFLLGIGRLPVPWQALLLSVTIYVALPLVAGYFSRKWVIGRWGEEWFRKRFLHLLTPVTIVALLLTLVLLFSFKGETILANPLTILWISIPLFIQTMLIFGLGYGAAKMLKLKYEDAAPAAMIGASNHFEVAIATAVMLFGLSSGAALATVVGVLIEVPVMLMLVGICKRTAGWFAESQAT
- a CDS encoding winged helix-turn-helix transcriptional regulator translates to MDKLIAAFKALSDRNRLRIVSALLKHDELCACQLTELIQVAGATASRHMGVLISSGLVDSRKDGRWVYYRIRRERDDFGVLIDWIESRLSSDPDIALDAKTLDKITSCDPDELCRKQRGDECCPKIKAYTDQGEDRK